A single region of the Thermoanaerobaculia bacterium genome encodes:
- a CDS encoding DUF5996 family protein, translating into MTTKPAWPELPLDEWRETNETLHRWTQIVGKVALALTPRVNHWWNVSFAVTARGLATSLLPFGTGALDMEFDFVEHVLRLRTTDGRTATIALAPKSVARMRSEIFGELEALGVPARIWNVPVEIEDPIPFDRDETHRSYEREPVERFWRILAGTHAVFTEFRAGFLGKCSPVQFFWGTFDLAVTRFSGRVAPPRPDADAITREAYSHEVSSVGFWPGDSRLPLPAFYSYAAPEPPGFRDSRVRPDPAYYHPQLGGFYLHYDEVRRSGEPERRLLDFCRATYEAAADAGAWDRANLERR; encoded by the coding sequence ATGACGACGAAACCCGCCTGGCCGGAGCTCCCCCTCGACGAGTGGCGCGAAACGAACGAAACGCTCCATCGCTGGACGCAGATCGTCGGCAAGGTCGCCCTCGCGCTGACGCCGCGGGTGAACCACTGGTGGAACGTTTCTTTCGCGGTGACGGCGCGCGGCCTCGCGACCTCCCTCCTTCCGTTCGGGACCGGGGCGCTCGACATGGAATTCGACTTCGTCGAGCACGTCCTGCGCCTGCGCACGACGGATGGGCGGACGGCGACGATCGCCCTCGCGCCGAAGAGCGTCGCGCGCATGCGCTCCGAGATCTTCGGCGAGCTCGAGGCGCTCGGCGTTCCCGCGCGGATCTGGAACGTGCCCGTCGAGATCGAGGACCCGATCCCGTTCGATCGGGACGAGACGCACCGCTCGTACGAACGCGAGCCGGTCGAACGGTTCTGGCGCATCCTCGCCGGGACTCACGCCGTGTTCACCGAGTTCCGAGCGGGGTTCCTGGGGAAGTGCAGCCCGGTCCAGTTCTTCTGGGGCACCTTCGATCTCGCCGTGACCCGCTTCTCCGGACGCGTCGCGCCGCCGCGGCCGGACGCCGACGCGATCACCCGGGAGGCGTACTCCCACGAGGTTTCGAGCGTCGGCTTCTGGCCGGGGGATTCCCGCCTGCCGCTCCCGGCCTTCTACAGCTACGCGGCTCCGGAGCCGCCGGGGTTCCGCGACTCCCGCGTCCGGCCGGACCCCGCCTACTACCATCCGCAGCTCGGCGGGTTCTACCTGCACTACGACGAAGTCCGCCGAAGCGGCGAACCGGAGCGTCGGCTCCTCGATTTCTGCCGCGCGACGTACGAAGCGGCCGCCGACGCGGGAGCGTGGGACCGGGCGAACCTCGAAAGAAGATGA